DNA from Babylonia areolata isolate BAREFJ2019XMU chromosome 32, ASM4173473v1, whole genome shotgun sequence:
aagaagaaaaaaaaaagcaaaaaaaccccacagaaaacCCCCACACTATGAGTAATGATAACTGAAGTCAAAACAGATGGAGCAAATACTGCCGAAACAAGTAACCAAATAActgaaatcaaaacagaaaaaaaaacccaacaagaaataCTTCGAGAGCATCCAAAGCTTACAAATAACAGAAGcagaaaaaccaaagaaaaaaacaaacaacaacaaccaaaaccgcCACACTGTGAGTAAAGACAATTGAAGTCAAAACAGATGGAGGAAATACCACCGAAACATCAAAGCCTTTAACTGAAGTCAACgcagaaaaaccaaaaacaaatactACCAGAAGATACAAAGCTTACAAAtaacagaggcagaaaaaaaaacacaacaaaaacaacaacaacagctccacACTGTTAGTAAAGACAACTGAAGTCAAAACAGATGGAGCAAATATCACCGAAACAGCAAAGCCAATAACCGAAGTCAATACAGAACTAAACAAATACTGCCAGAACATCCAAAGCTTACAAAtaacagaggcagaaaaagacagaaaaaagacttgTGTGGTGTAACGCTATTCAAAAAAGACTCCACCCTGTAAGTGAAgccctacctccaccaccaccacccccagggaAAAGACCTAAGCGTCGGGCGGGATGAGATCGTACCACTGGACGAGAGACCTCATGGGGCTTCGAACCCACGACCCCCAGGACACGGCCAGGCCCGTGGGGGTCAAGGACAGACCGTATGGGTAGATGTGCTGACCTCGGATCACCAGCCTCTCCCACCAGCCCTCCTGGCTGATCACCACCACGCAGAACCCTCCATCATACACGTTGTGAACGCCGCCGCCGACGCCCATGTCCCGGCACATCCGGCCTCCGGTGGTGACGTACATGTTCCCGCTGGCGTCGATGGCCGTCGCGCGCGGCTGGAAGAAGCGAAGATTGGGCTCGGCTCTGGGTCCCGTCAGGACCGTCACCTGCagaattgtatgatagtcagtcgtgtccgacggtgaccaccaggacagcagaggaggcaactgctgtcccgactgtctggtgctagaatttgattattgtggagacggggtcttgcccaagttacacccccccactcactcgaccaagagtgttttaggacagtcggcgttggggtggttcccaaaggccaacatgCCACCaacgctgcagcactaagagccagtgcaagcttgcctcctagtttgagagtcatagtccttcacaaaagactaagctgtaaatgacttctcgCTGCAATGGAGTAACCATTGATCAGATAAGCCACCATTAATCACACCTTCTTGATAGTTACAATGtaaaatgtgtgtctgcattgctCCTGGAAAACCGAAAGCATTACAGTCACTTCAATTCGTCTTTGACAGACATTTAAACATTATTAGAAgtcaccccccgcccctcgccccccacgTTTTCCCTTTGACTCAACGAGAAAAGAAATGTTCGTTTCGCCTCTGTTTTATAATATACCACTCGGCTTACGTTTACACAAATAATGGTGTCAGTACGCAACAAaacaccaaccccccaaaaaaacaacaacaaaaaacaaaaaaaccaaagaaacaaacaaacaacccccccccccccccaccgcccccccccccagaccaccAGAAACAAAACCCAGCAATAACCACAacccctcaaaaacaacaacaaaaacaacaaacaaaaaacaacaaaaacaaactacccccccgcacccccaaaacaaaacaaaaacaaaccccaaaacaaaaaacaacaaaaacaaacacgaacccccacctccctccctcccccccccccccaaaaaaaaaaaaaaatcaatcaatgaaacaaacaaacaaacaaacgaaaaacacgacaacaaacaaacaaacaaaaaaacaaccacaaaacacaaaaatataacacaagaacccccccccccgcccccctgaaaagaaccccccacacacacacccaaaaaaagagagagagagagaaaaaaaaaacgaaaccataaaacacacacacacacacaacacacacacacacacacacacacaacacacacacaacacacacacacacacacacacacaacacacacacaacacacacacacacacacacacaaaccgtctaATAACAAACACTCCTAGTAGtaaaatagacgttaaactgaagatcctcacacacacacagagacacacacacacaaacccccatcACCTTGAGGGTGTCCAGCGAGAGACGGAGGACGGTCCCACTGTCCCAGTCGCTTACGTACAGCTCATCCTCGTGCACCGTCAGACCAGCGGGGGTCCTCAGCACCGACCCGTTCAGCACCGTGGTGACGACAGCCGCTACGTCATCCACGACGGAGATGACGTCAACGTGCGCCTTGCTGACGTCACCGTCGCCGTCACCGTCGACGCCGACGAAGAGAGTCTGGGCGGAGCGGGCGGCGATGCCGTGGTAGGTGTCCGGGGTTTGAACCCAGCGCTCTTGGGCGTCGGGGTCGGAGGTGGTGGTGTCCAGGAGTAGGATGTAGTGGTCGTCCACCGTGCAGGCCACAAGGCCGTCCGGGAGGGTGGTCATTctcctgagacacacacacacacacacacacacacacacacacacacacagatagaggatagacactcacacaaacacacacacaaacacacacacacacacacacacacacacacaaacacacacacatgacttgacttgacacacagaggatggattCAGAGAGgggaaaacacacgcacgcacacacacacacacaggggtggatTCAgagagggggcacacacacacacgcacacacacacatacttacacacacacacacacacacacacacacacgcgcacacagacacacacacacacacacacacacacacacatacgtacacacacacacacatacacacacatgcacacacacgcacacacacacacgcacacacacacaacacacacacacgaagacgcaCCTGATGTGAGTGCCGTATCTCAACGGACGGGTGACGACGTCACTCGATGACGCGTTCGGGGCCATGATGACGTAAGCGTGGTACCTGTCGGCGATGACGACTTGGCCGTCGGGTGTAATGACGAAATCGTGGAGCAGAGAATCGCTCTGTCCGTCCCAGGGGGACAGCATGGAGAAAGTGGGTACCGCTTTGGACACCAAGGGGTCTGCAAGATGACTGTACtttctgattggttggttggcttaaTATTGATCGATGGCCTCTTCTTCAGTGGCGAAAGAATTTTAGACTTCATTGAATCCCGCCACCTCAACACACGTAACTGACAGGACAGACGAATTCTTGCCCACTCGGAATCCTAAATCCTTCCTCAAGGATTTTCACTGGGATTATTGGGCTAATAAATACATCTAACTTGTCACATCCCCGTTTCGGGAGTCTAAAGCCAGAACATACATAGAATACAATGAAAACTTATCCCTTCTAGAACGAATCTAGCACAACTGAAGGTTCCAACAACCACACAGACTGTTTTCTACTGACAGCTCTGACTTCCGGCACTAAAGATCTTTACGTTTATATCTAAAGTGACTTCTAACCGGGACTCTTCCCAAACGGAGGCGTGGAATTTATTACTATTTTAAGGTAGTAACGAACCTAGATTTGTGTTAGTGTGAacgttgtttttgttcgtttgagCTTGACGCAgccagtgaatgtgggagtgaATGAATTAAGAAGGAATTTATCAAGTAGATCGATCGATCGaccgatcgatcgatcgatcgatcgatctctctctctctctctctctctctgtgtatgtgtgtgtgtgtgtgtgtgtgtgtgtgtgtgtgtgtgtgtgtgtgtgtgtgtgtgtgtgtgttttgtgtgtgtttgatttacaAGCACTGGGATAATTCAATTacgtcatatcatatcataccatatcgtataatatcatatcatgtcaGTCCAccaaggagggaggaaggtggcggaatggttaagatgctcatctgccaatacagagagcctgggttccaatcccgctctcaccctttctcccaagttttttgagtggaaaatcaaactgagcttctagtcatttTGGATAaggcgataaaccgaagtcccgcgtgaagcacgcacttggcgcactgacaaaaacaacaacaacaaagtaacaaaGCGTTGTACTCTGGCCAAAAatatgttgaagaaatccactttgataggtaaaacaaatacataaaaccatatgtatacatgtgtacagacacacacacacacacacacacacacacacacacacacacacacacacatatatatatatatatacacactcaaagTCTGAcgaaagcacgttgggttatttATGCTGGTGGCCTTGCATatgcggtgtagcatatataggatttatccaaacgcagtgacgcctccttgggaaacttctgcttctttttcgttcgtgggctgcaacttccacgttcactcgtatgtacacgagtgggcttttacgtatatatGACcgtttaaccccgccatgtaggcagccatagtccgttttccggggtgggtggggtggggtgggggcgtgcatgctgtgtatgtacttgtttcttttacccaccgaacgctgatgtggattacaggatctttaacgtgcgtatttgatcttctgcttgcgttttcacGCGAAGCgggtcaggcactaagcaggtctgcacctaatgttgacctgggagatcggaaaaatctccgccttttacccaccaggcgccgttaccgagactggaacccgggaccctcagattgaaagcccaacgctttaaccactcggccattgcgcccgtacgctggtggtcaggcatctgcccagcagatgtggtgtagcgtatgacaGATTTGTCCggaagcagtgacgcctcctcgagaaacaaACCGGAAACCGGAAACCGGAAACTCCGCCACCCATACCTTTTttgatattcatttattcatttgtttatctgttcatttatttacttatctattttattcatctgtttacttatttttttcaaattctttaacatttattaaaaaaaaaaaaaattttccaccACCATACCTGTTAAAGGCTCCATCGCCTTTTCCTCTCCTGCGGCCGCAGGTTGGTCGCTCTGACCACTCTCCACCCGTTGCAGCCTCCACCCGAGCCGACCTAGCTCCGAGTGGGTGGCGTTACACTCTCGCACCGCTCTCTCCACCCGCCTCCTCAGGCCCtgctccaccccatccacccggGACGACAGGGCGTTGAGGTTCTGGGTCAGTGTCTCCTGCTGCTTCCCGAAGGTCTGCTGCGCTTCCGAGACCCCCCTCAGCTCTTGGGAAACGTTCCCGTGGAGGTCTGCCAAGCCGCTGATGTTGTCCCACAAGTCCGTGAAGTTCTGGGCGTGCTCTTCGGACATGGCCGGAGCGACGTTCAGGTTGAGAGCTTCCTGGAGGGAGGAGAGCGTCTTCTGGGTCATCGACAAACCCATGGACAACGCCTTGAGATCGTCCTGCAACGATTCCACGGATTTGGTGTTGAGGTCCTGCTTGGTGCGGAGTTCGTCGAGGGCGTTCTGAATGTGTTCGTTTTGTTCCTGATCTCGCTGCTGCTTCTCCTGGTTCCGTTCTTGGTGCAGGGACGTAAGGTTCTGTTGAACCTCGCGGAGAGTGTTCTGAACGTTCTGTAAGGTCTGCTTAAGGAAGTGAACCTCCGCACCACTGGACTGCTGATTGGATACGACGACTAGCTCGCGAAGCTCTTCCACCTTGATCCTGAAGTTCTCTGCCCTCTTCTCGTCGTCGCTCTTCAGCTTCTCTTGCTCGTCCTGAAGGGTGATCAGATCCTGCTGGATCTTCGTCACGTTGGATTCAAGACTCTGCAGAGTTCTGGAGTCTGGAACGAGCCCGgagtcttctcctccttcttcgtgtCTCCTGCGGTCTTCGTCCGCGCAGCCTTCACTGGAGGGGGGCCGGAGATGGAGACGAGGGGACTTCAGCAGCGGGGATCCCGCCGCCAGACACTGCAGGACCGGGTTCTGGCACTGCACGTGACACGTGTAGTTTCCGGCCAGAGGTCGGCTGGGAAGGTCAAGGTCGAAGTTGCCATCGGAGTATCGGGAGCTGGGGAGCTGCTGTCCTGCCGGGTCCTgcgggaaaggtgtgtgtgagaaaaatgggacagtgaggggtgtggggagggactgagaaatgggacagtgaggggtgtggggaaggatTGAGAAATGGGACAGCGAGGGGTAGGAAGGAACTGAGAAAtgggacagtgaggggtgtggggagggactgAGAAATGGGACAGTGAGGGGTAGGAAGGAACTGAGAAATGGGACAgtgaagggtggggagggacTGAGAAATGGGACAgtgaagggtggggagggacTGAGAAATGGgacagtgaggggtggggagggactgAGAAATGGGACagtaaggggtgtggggagggactgagaaatgggacagtgaggggtgtggggaaggacTGAGAAATGGGACagcgaggggtgtggggagggactgAGAAATGGGACAGTGAGGAGTGGGGAGGGACTGAGAAATGGGACAGTGAGGGGTAGGAAGGAACTGAGAAATGGGACAGTGAGGGGTAGGAAGGAACTGAGAAATGGGACagtgagaggtgtggggagagactgagaaatgggacagtgaggggtgtggggagagactgagaaatgGGACAGTGAGGGGTAGGAAGGAACTGAGAAATGGGACagcgaggggtgtggggagggactgAGAAATGGGAcagtgaaggggtggggagggacagagaaatgggacagtgaggggtgtggggagggactgAGAAATGGGacagtgaggggtggtgagggattGAGAAATGGGACagtaaggggtgtggggagggattgAGAAATGGGACagcgaggggtgtggggagggacagagaaatgggacagcgaggggtgtggggagggattgAGAAATGGGACagtaaggggtgtggggagggattgAGAAATGGGACAGTGAGGGGTaggaagggacagagaaatgGGACAGTAAGGGGTGGGTAGGGGAAGAGAaatgggatagagaggggaggggagggacagagaggggggggggggggagagacagagaggggtgggggagagacagagaaatgggacagagaggggagggaagggacagagagggaggggagggacagagaggggtggggagggacagagaaatgggacagagaggggaggggagggacagagaggggtggggagggacagagaggggagggacagagaggggaggggagggacagagaggggaggggagagacagagaggggaggggagggacagagaggggtggggagagacagagaggggagggacagagaggggagggggagagacagagaggggaggggagagacagagaggggagggacagagaggggagggggagggacagagaggggaggggagggacagagaggggaggggagggacagagaggggtggggagggacagagaggggaggggagggacagagagaggggaggggagggacagagaggggtggggagggacagagaggggaggggagggacagagaggggaggggagggacagagaaatggGACAGAGacgggagggacagagaggggtgaggtggggagggacagagaggggtggggagggagggacagagaggggtggggagggacagagaggggtggggagggacagagaggggaggggagggacagagaggggtgaggtgtgacagagaaatggaacagtgagaggtagggagggacagagaaatgggacagagaggggtgggacaggggaatGGAGCGAGAGGACAAAGATGGAGGAAGGacaagaaaaggacagagagagagagagagagagagagagagagagagagagaacgagggaaagagagggaaagagaaagacagaaagacagacagacagacagacaaagagaacaagCAAACATTTTGGACtcacaaaagaaacagagaaacggagaaacgaaaaaacaaataaacaaatagatatataaatgaataatcagatataactaagcaagcaagcaagtaagtgaataagtaaatgaaaacataagtgaataaataaataaatgaaataataaatgagTCGAGAAATGAAACATAAGTAAGTAAGTCAAAAtgtaagtgaataaatgaataaataaacgaataaatagacaaacaaacaacatgctcacacacacacacacacacacacacacacacacacacacacacacacacacacacacacacatgcagagaaaatGGAACCACTCGTACTCTCCACACGACATCTATGGGAGGCACGCCACGTTCCTTGAAGTGACCACACCGGAGCGTAACTTGCCGCTTGAGGGCGCACGTTTCGTCGGACGTCACTTCCTCTATCGTCAGTTTGTCGCCGGAAATAGCTGGTGGGTCTGTTGAAACAAACGTCACAGAAAGGAAGTTTCAGGCGCTATGacgagaagtaggagaagaagaagaacaacaacaacgaaaacaacaacaacaacgcctacACCTACCTCCGCGTTAAGAACGGCTGAAGCGGTGTGATGCTATTCGCTCTACACTCCCATGGACTTcttggtgagaagaagaagaagtaaaagtagaagaagcagtggtagggtagtagtagtagtagtagtagtagtagtagtagtagtagaccaagaagaggaagaagaagaagaagaagaagatggcatACACCTACCCCCACGTTGAATATGGCGGAGGCGCTgtgacaagaggaagaagaagaagaagaagaccaacgaAAAGGCctaacacccaccccctacaGTGAGGATGGCGGTGGCGCTGAAGCGTTCCTCAGACTGCTCCCCCTTGGCGTTCTTCGTGAGGATCTTGACGTCCACCTCGTAGTGGCCCGTGTCCCTCGCCGTCAGCCCCGAGATGGTCAGGTCCGCGTTGGCCCCCGAAGGTGTGAAGCGTTTGTCAGGGTTCGTCACCCTGCCCCTGAGATTCGAACACAGTGttttgataagtgtgtgtgtgtgtgtgtgtgtgtgtgtgtgtgtgtgtgtgtgtgtgtgtgtgaggaatgtgggtgggtgtgggtgtaggtgttgggtgtgtgggtgggtggggtggggggagagagagagagagagagagagtgtgtgtgtgtgtgtgtggatgtgtgggtgggtgtagacgctgtgtgtgtgtgtgtgtgtgtggatgtgtgggtgggtggggtgtgggtgggtgtggacgctgtgtgtgggggggggggagaggagggggtcggagtgggggtggagggagagtgggaggaggtgAAGTGTTTGTCAGGGTTAGTCTCCCTGCCTCTGAGATTCGAATACATGTgtttgataagtgtgtgtgtgtgtgtgtgtgtgtgtgtgtgtgtgtgtgtgtgtgtgtgtgtgtgtgtgtgtgtgtgaggggtgtggtagggggtgggggtggttgttgggtgggtgggatagggggagagtgggtgtgtgtgtgtgtgtgtgtgtgtgtgtgtgtgtgtgtggatgtgtgggtgggtggggtgtgggtgggtgtggacgctgtgtgtgtgcgtgtgtggtggggggggggggcggagtgggggtagagggagagtggggagggggtgaagtgTTTGTCAGGGTTAGTCTCCCTGCCTCTgagattcgaacacacacacacgtgtgtgtgtgtgtgtgtgtgtgtgtgtgtgtgtgtgtgtgtgggtgggggagggagcatTTGTCAGAGTTATTTACCCTCCCTCTGAGATCCGAAAACAGTGTttgatgaatatgtgtgtgtgggtgtgtgaggggagtgcgtgcgtgagtgcatgcgtgcgtgtg
Protein-coding regions in this window:
- the LOC143276461 gene encoding uncharacterized protein LOC143276461 is translated as MASGLPLGTFLWGVLFCGVCPLTAGFQWQRQETLMVTGCVGSQVTLPWAFTKQPDESVGTIHWFRFSRETLASLVEGRVTNPDKRFTPSGANADLTISGLTARDTGHYEVDVKILTKNAKGEQSEERFSATAILTVGDPPAISGDKLTIEEVTSDETCALKRQVTLRCGHFKERGVPPIDVVWRDPAGQQLPSSRYSDGNFDLDLPSRPLAGNYTCHVQCQNPVLQCLAAGSPLLKSPRLHLRPPSSEGCADEDRRRHEEGGEDSGLVPDSRTLQSLESNVTKIQQDLITLQDEQEKLKSDDEKRAENFRIKVEELRELVVVSNQQSSGAEVHFLKQTLQNVQNTLREVQQNLTSLHQERNQEKQQRDQEQNEHIQNALDELRTKQDLNTKSVESLQDDLKALSMGLSMTQKTLSSLQEALNLNVAPAMSEEHAQNFTDLWDNISGLADLHGNVSQELRGVSEAQQTFGKQQETLTQNLNALSSRVDGVEQGLRRRVERAVRECNATHSELGRLGWRLQRVESGQSDQPAAAGEEKAMEPLTDPLVSKAVPTFSMLSPWDGQSDSLLHDFVITPDGQVVIADRYHAYVIMAPNASSSDVVTRPLRYGTHIRRMTTLPDGLVACTVDDHYILLLDTTTSDPDAQERWVQTPDTYHGIAARSAQTLFVGVDGDGDGDVSKAHVDVISVVDDVAAVVTTVLNGSVLRTPAGLTVHEDELYVSDWDSGTVLRLSLDTLKVTVLTGPRAEPNLRFFQPRATAIDASGNMYVTTGGRMCRDMGVGGGVHNVYDGGFCVVVISQEGWWERLVIRGQHIYPYGLSLTPTGLAVSWGSWVRSPMRSLVQWYDLIPPDA